A genomic window from Silene latifolia isolate original U9 population chromosome Y, ASM4854445v1, whole genome shotgun sequence includes:
- the LOC141630744 gene encoding uncharacterized protein LOC141630744 — translation MGGPCLYERLFYSLRVTIGCGDKTPPVRWYREVWDTWCVPKHSFIGWLIHHGALNTREKLFSIGVAETKQCVICERDVETHAHLFGLCDYSSRILKGVECWLQIGLVGPQTGSVLQRHVCHMAKMACWYYIWMERNCCRLEGVLTRPELVCTDVQRIIRARIQQLLPSVVGHADRIWLIQIGMYA, via the exons ATGGGTGGACCATGTTTATATGAAAG GTTATTCTATTCGCTTCGTGTTACGATTGGTTGCGGGGACAAGACACCCCCTGTCCGGTGGTATCGGGAAGTGTGGGATACATGGTGTGTGCCCAAACATTCATTTATTGGATGGCTTATTCATCATGGAGCTTTGAATACAAGGGAGAAGCTGTTTTCTATAGGAGTGGCAGAGACTAAACAATGTGTTATATGTGAACGGGATGTGGAGACTCATGCTCATCTGTTTGGACTGTGTGATTACAGCAGCAGAATCCTGAAAGGTGTGGAGTGTTGGTTACAGATTGGACTGGTTGGTCCTCAAACTGGTTCAGTTTTGCAGAGGCATGTCTGTCATATGGCCAAGATGGCGTGTTGGTACTATATTTGGATGGAAAGGAATTGTTGCAGATTGGAAGGGGTACTAACTAGGCCTGAACTAGTTTGTACTGATGTTCAGAGAATTATTAGAGCAAGGATACAGCAGCTTCTCCCCTCTGTGGTTGGGCATGCTGACAGAATTTGGCTCATTCAAATTGGCATGTATGCTTAA